In Populus alba chromosome 1, ASM523922v2, whole genome shotgun sequence, a single window of DNA contains:
- the LOC118033930 gene encoding transcription factor MYB1-like yields MGRAPCCSKVGLYRGPWTTKEDTLLIDYIQAHGEGHWRSLPKKAGLLRCGKSCRLRWMNYLRPDIKRGNITPDEDDLIIRLHSLLGNRWSLIAGRLPGRTDNEIKNYWNSHLSKRLKNSTAGNRSTCMGESAGKRSDAKASDKRKKKEDNEGICSRKMEGCYKDARFISHGQQGFVHPRLQNISIIFKA; encoded by the exons ATGGGAAGAGCTCCATGTTGCTCTAAAGTTGGTCTGTATAGAGGCCCATGGACTACTAAAGAAGACACGTTGCTCATTGACTATATCCAGGCACATGGTGAAGGTCATTGGAGGTCTTTGCCTAAGAAAGCTG GGTTACTTAGATGTGGGAAGAGTTGCAGGCTGAGATGGATGAACTACCTTCGGCCTGATATCAAGAGAGGGAACATCACTCCTGATGAGGATGACCTCATCATCCGTCTGCATTCTCTTCTTGGCAACCGCTGGTCTCTCATTGCGGGAAGGTTGCCCGGACGAACTGACAATGAGATCAAGAACTACTGGAACTCTCACCTTAGCAAAAGACTCAAGAACAGCACGGCAGGGAATAGGTCCACATGCATGGGGGAATCAGCTGGAAAGAGAAGCGACGCTAAGGCCAGcgacaaaaggaagaaaaaggaggacaaCGAAGGCATTTGCAGTCGAAAAATGGAAGGCTGCTACAAAGACGCAAGATTTATCTCCCACGGGCAACAAGGGTTTGTACATCCTCGGTtgcaaaatatatcaataatattcaAAGCATGA